One part of the Parambassis ranga chromosome 8, fParRan2.1, whole genome shotgun sequence genome encodes these proteins:
- the tmem11 gene encoding transmembrane protein 11, mitochondrial isoform X1 yields MASLGRRRGVPVSRERGVMAASDCYIVHEIYNGENAQDQFEYELEQALEAQYKYIVIEPTRIGDETARWITVGNCLHKTAVLSGTACLLTPLSLPPEYSRYVALPAGALSVACAALYGISWQFDPCCKYQVEYDSQKLSRLPLHTLTSSTPVVLVRRDDIHRKRLHNTIALAALAYCAKKIYELYAV; encoded by the exons ATGGCGTCGCTGGGAAGGAGGCGCGGTGTCCCAGTAAGCAGGGAGAG GGGCGTGATGGCGGCGTCAGACTGCTACATTGTGCATGAGATCTACAACGGGGAGAATGCGCAGGACCAGTTTGAGTATGAGCTGGAGCAGGCACTGGAAGCCCAGTACAAATACATTGTTATCGAGCCCACGCGGATCGGCGATGAGACAGCCCGTTGGATTACCGTGGGCAATTGCCTGCACAAGACGGCCGTGTTGTCGGGCACCGCTTGCCTCCTGACGCCACTTTCACTGCCTCCAGAATACTCGCGCTACGTGGCGCTGCCTGCAGGCGCCCTTAGTGTGGCCTGTGCAGCCCTCTACGGGATTTCATGGCAGTTTGACCCCTGCTGCAAGTACCAGGTGGAATACGACAGCCAAAAACTCTCGCGGCTGCCCCTGCATACACTGACCTCCTCGACGCCCGTGGTTTTGGTACGCAGGGATGACATCCACAGAAAGAGACTCCATAACACGATAGCACTGGCGGCCCTGGCGTACTGCGCCAAGAAGATCTATGAACTCTATGCGGTATGA
- the tmem11 gene encoding transmembrane protein 11, mitochondrial isoform X2 encodes MAASDCYIVHEIYNGENAQDQFEYELEQALEAQYKYIVIEPTRIGDETARWITVGNCLHKTAVLSGTACLLTPLSLPPEYSRYVALPAGALSVACAALYGISWQFDPCCKYQVEYDSQKLSRLPLHTLTSSTPVVLVRRDDIHRKRLHNTIALAALAYCAKKIYELYAV; translated from the coding sequence ATGGCGGCGTCAGACTGCTACATTGTGCATGAGATCTACAACGGGGAGAATGCGCAGGACCAGTTTGAGTATGAGCTGGAGCAGGCACTGGAAGCCCAGTACAAATACATTGTTATCGAGCCCACGCGGATCGGCGATGAGACAGCCCGTTGGATTACCGTGGGCAATTGCCTGCACAAGACGGCCGTGTTGTCGGGCACCGCTTGCCTCCTGACGCCACTTTCACTGCCTCCAGAATACTCGCGCTACGTGGCGCTGCCTGCAGGCGCCCTTAGTGTGGCCTGTGCAGCCCTCTACGGGATTTCATGGCAGTTTGACCCCTGCTGCAAGTACCAGGTGGAATACGACAGCCAAAAACTCTCGCGGCTGCCCCTGCATACACTGACCTCCTCGACGCCCGTGGTTTTGGTACGCAGGGATGACATCCACAGAAAGAGACTCCATAACACGATAGCACTGGCGGCCCTGGCGTACTGCGCCAAGAAGATCTATGAACTCTATGCGGTATGA